A single Mangrovimonas sp. YM274 DNA region contains:
- a CDS encoding response regulator transcription factor translates to MDSHNQPESIINFWKENYTQNIAKAEAFKNTEQLIKIANIFSPGASYYYILNLKTLDLEYISPSVEQILGIPSEEVTMEKMLEKVQPGEFQKILKKEKVIQDFFFQFLPKNDILNYKIIFTYNRLDDAQKIKTMMVQTSIIALSEETLPKHIISIHTDISHLKAKSLDQVSFINLEGEKSYYNINIDKDYFCPQNSSDQKTDWIETITKREQEIIQHLAKGKSTKTIANLLHISAETVKTHRRNIALKSGASNTAELISLCINAGMIV, encoded by the coding sequence ATGGATTCTCACAACCAACCAGAGAGTATTATTAACTTTTGGAAAGAAAATTATACTCAAAACATAGCGAAAGCAGAGGCTTTTAAAAACACGGAGCAACTCATAAAAATCGCGAATATTTTTTCGCCAGGAGCCAGTTATTATTACATCCTCAACCTTAAAACCTTGGATTTGGAATATATCTCCCCAAGTGTTGAGCAAATTTTGGGCATCCCATCGGAAGAGGTTACCATGGAAAAAATGCTGGAAAAAGTTCAACCAGGAGAATTCCAAAAGATTTTAAAAAAGGAAAAGGTAATTCAAGATTTTTTCTTCCAGTTTTTACCTAAAAATGACATTCTTAATTACAAAATAATATTTACCTACAACCGGCTTGACGACGCCCAAAAAATAAAAACTATGATGGTTCAAACCTCCATTATAGCACTTAGCGAAGAAACGCTTCCCAAACATATCATAAGCATTCATACGGACATTAGCCACCTCAAAGCAAAATCCTTAGATCAGGTGTCGTTTATAAACCTGGAAGGAGAAAAATCCTATTACAATATAAATATAGACAAGGATTATTTTTGCCCACAAAACTCCTCAGACCAAAAGACGGATTGGATAGAAACCATTACCAAACGAGAACAAGAAATCATACAGCATTTAGCCAAAGGGAAAAGCACTAAAACCATCGCGAATCTTCTACACATTTCAGCCGAGACCGTAAAAACACATAGAAGAAACATTGCTTTAAAATCTGGCGCCAGCAATACTGCAGAATTAATTAGCCTGTGCATTAATGCCGGAATGATCGTTTAA
- a CDS encoding DUF302 domain-containing protein, producing MSYYFSTNTMGTFDETIDKVTALLKQEGFGILTEIDMKQTLKNKLDVDIKNYKILGACNPPFAYKALQAENKIGTMLPCNFIVQELGPNQMEVSCINPMVSMQAVGNDTLKDVAQEVSSKLENVIKNLNNEA from the coding sequence ATGAGTTATTATTTTTCAACAAACACAATGGGAACTTTTGATGAAACCATAGATAAAGTAACTGCTTTATTGAAACAGGAAGGTTTTGGTATATTAACGGAAATAGATATGAAGCAAACTTTGAAAAATAAGTTAGATGTGGATATCAAGAACTATAAAATTTTGGGTGCCTGTAATCCGCCATTTGCCTATAAGGCACTTCAGGCAGAGAATAAAATAGGAACTATGTTGCCCTGTAACTTTATTGTTCAGGAGCTTGGTCCTAACCAAATGGAAGTTTCCTGTATCAACCCCATGGTGTCTATGCAGGCCGTGGGTAACGACACCTTGAAGGATGTTGCCCAAGAAGTGAGTTCCAAATTAGAAAATGTGATCAAAAACCTTAACAATGAAGCGTAG
- the trxA gene encoding thioredoxin yields MKRSFNDIVNADTPVLVDFFADWCGPCKMLAPILKQVKESLGDSVKIVKIDVDKNNALAAKYQVRGVPTMLLFKNGQQVWRQSGVLQKEDIIQVIKSNS; encoded by the coding sequence ATGAAGCGTAGTTTTAATGATATTGTCAATGCCGATACCCCTGTATTGGTAGATTTTTTTGCAGATTGGTGTGGGCCCTGTAAAATGTTGGCGCCTATTTTGAAACAGGTCAAGGAAAGTCTTGGCGACTCCGTTAAGATTGTAAAAATAGATGTGGATAAGAATAATGCCTTGGCAGCTAAGTATCAGGTTAGGGGTGTGCCTACAATGTTGCTTTTTAAAAATGGACAACAGGTGTGGCGACAATCTGGAGTGCTTCAGAAGGAAGATATTATTCAGGTGATTAAATCAAATTCTTAA
- a CDS encoding SdpI family protein, producing the protein MPVDNPLFLIPSSSGVIFILLGLIMLKFPPKTINPIYGYKTGSSMKNQERWDFAQVYAAKILMIAGAFLILFSLLGFVFTPSHSTASALGMAALIGSVIGMLIKVEYALKQKFR; encoded by the coding sequence ATGCCAGTAGACAATCCTTTATTTCTAATTCCGTCCAGTTCAGGAGTCATCTTTATCTTACTTGGTCTAATCATGCTAAAATTTCCTCCCAAAACCATCAACCCTATTTACGGTTACAAAACTGGCAGTTCCATGAAAAATCAGGAACGCTGGGATTTTGCCCAAGTTTACGCCGCAAAAATATTAATGATAGCTGGAGCTTTCCTTATACTATTTAGTCTATTGGGATTTGTATTTACACCATCCCATAGCACAGCCAGCGCCTTGGGCATGGCTGCATTAATTGGCTCTGTGATTGGCATGCTGATTAAAGTAGAATATGCCTTGAAGCAAAAGTTTCGCTAA
- a CDS encoding heavy metal translocating P-type ATPase, translating into MPKLHIEIKEIRHARKARRIEEILRNKIDVNFVSVSASGMVQLEWDNNNGQTNPSTIIQSIEQLGFKIGQIHSAPQKNKSTGHHEISSKLLFFGENTELYFAIISGVFWLFGLVISLSFNTVQSVPTTLFVISCFWGGFFTFITAGKDLLKRQFEIDFLMLFAAVGAAALGKWGEGALLLFLFSLGHALEHYAMKKARKSIRALSDLTPPVALVKRDNAVTEVRVEQLMVGDIIVVKPNTKIAADGVIIKGTSAVNQAPITGESLPIDKRPSLQWKNENDINKLTPENRVFAGTINGSGVLEVKVLKQAKDSTLSRLITLVKEAETQKSPTQHLTDKFEKYYVPIVLIVVILLLFAFLIINETFQQSFYRAMSVLIAASPCALAISTPSAVLAGIARAARQGVLIKGGRPLEDLGALSAIAFDKTGTLTEGKPKLTNAIPYGKTTKEHLLKAAVAVEALSDHPLAAAIVEGGKKELGATDIPEAENLEALVARGIKAFWLDSVIHIGNRRLLTEITGEEIPPEIDRNMSKLESEGHTAMIVHQDKDYLGVISVMDVARPEAIETLSALKELGIKRMIMLTGDHQKVADAIAKNIGITDPLGSLLPEDKVTAIEQLKATEKGSVAMVGDGVNDAPAMAKSTVGIAMGAAGSDVALETADIALMADKLNNLPFAIGLSRKAKRIIKQNLIISLGMVAILVPLTILGMVDLGPAVIGHEGSTLVVVLNALRLLKYKL; encoded by the coding sequence ATGCCAAAGCTACATATTGAAATAAAAGAAATTAGACATGCTAGAAAGGCTCGAAGAATTGAAGAAATTTTAAGAAACAAAATTGACGTCAATTTTGTTTCTGTTTCAGCTTCGGGAATGGTCCAATTAGAATGGGACAACAATAATGGCCAGACCAATCCATCCACCATCATCCAATCCATAGAGCAATTAGGGTTTAAAATCGGGCAGATTCATAGTGCACCCCAAAAAAATAAATCGACTGGGCATCACGAAATTTCCTCAAAACTCCTGTTTTTTGGAGAAAACACCGAATTATATTTTGCCATAATCAGTGGGGTATTTTGGCTATTTGGGTTGGTCATTTCCCTGTCTTTTAACACTGTCCAAAGTGTTCCCACCACCCTTTTTGTTATCAGCTGTTTTTGGGGTGGATTTTTCACCTTCATTACGGCTGGTAAAGATTTGTTGAAAAGACAGTTTGAAATAGATTTTCTCATGCTATTTGCTGCTGTAGGTGCTGCAGCCTTGGGCAAATGGGGAGAAGGGGCACTACTGCTATTTTTATTCAGTTTGGGCCATGCCTTGGAACATTACGCGATGAAAAAAGCGAGAAAATCGATCAGAGCACTCTCCGATTTAACACCTCCCGTAGCATTAGTCAAACGAGATAATGCTGTAACAGAGGTTAGGGTTGAGCAATTAATGGTAGGAGATATTATCGTGGTTAAGCCCAACACTAAAATTGCAGCCGACGGGGTAATAATAAAAGGAACCAGCGCCGTTAACCAAGCGCCAATTACAGGGGAAAGCCTTCCTATTGACAAACGTCCCAGCCTACAATGGAAAAATGAAAATGACATAAATAAGTTAACGCCTGAAAATCGCGTATTTGCAGGTACGATAAATGGCAGCGGCGTTTTGGAAGTGAAAGTTTTAAAGCAAGCAAAAGACAGCACCCTCTCCAGATTGATCACTTTAGTAAAAGAAGCTGAAACCCAAAAATCCCCTACACAACACTTAACAGACAAGTTTGAAAAATACTATGTCCCCATAGTTTTGATTGTGGTGATATTACTGTTGTTTGCCTTTTTAATCATTAACGAGACCTTTCAACAAAGTTTTTATAGGGCCATGTCAGTATTAATTGCTGCTTCGCCTTGTGCCCTAGCCATCTCCACACCAAGCGCAGTTTTGGCAGGAATAGCAAGGGCTGCTCGACAAGGCGTTTTGATAAAAGGCGGGCGACCATTAGAAGACTTAGGTGCGCTTAGTGCCATTGCTTTTGATAAAACAGGAACGCTCACGGAAGGCAAACCTAAACTTACCAACGCCATTCCTTACGGAAAAACGACCAAGGAACACTTATTGAAAGCTGCGGTAGCGGTAGAGGCATTAAGCGACCATCCATTGGCAGCAGCTATTGTGGAAGGTGGAAAGAAAGAATTGGGAGCAACAGACATTCCCGAAGCCGAAAATTTAGAAGCCTTGGTAGCAAGAGGCATTAAAGCCTTTTGGCTGGATTCCGTTATTCACATAGGAAATAGGCGGCTCCTAACAGAAATAACAGGTGAAGAAATCCCACCTGAAATTGACCGAAACATGTCAAAACTCGAGTCCGAGGGGCATACCGCCATGATTGTTCATCAAGACAAAGACTATTTGGGGGTCATCTCAGTGATGGACGTGGCCCGCCCAGAAGCCATAGAGACACTTTCAGCCTTAAAGGAACTTGGCATTAAAAGAATGATAATGTTAACAGGAGACCATCAAAAGGTTGCGGATGCCATTGCGAAAAACATAGGTATTACCGATCCTTTGGGCAGCCTGCTTCCAGAAGACAAAGTAACAGCCATTGAACAATTAAAAGCTACAGAAAAGGGCAGTGTCGCTATGGTGGGAGACGGCGTTAACGATGCTCCTGCCATGGCAAAAAGCACGGTAGGAATCGCCATGGGAGCGGCTGGTTCAGACGTGGCCTTGGAAACTGCCGACATCGCTTTAATGGCAGATAAATTGAACAACCTCCCTTTCGCCATTGGACTTAGTCGAAAAGCGAAGAGAATTATAAAACAAAACCTGATCATCAGTTTAGGAATGGTTGCAATTCTTGTACCATTAACGATTTTGGGCATGGTGGACCTGGGCCCTGCCGTTATAGGTCATGAAGGCTCAACATTAGTGGTCGTTCTAAATGCCTTACGGTTGTTGAAGTATAAACTGTAA
- a CDS encoding RluA family pseudouridine synthase, which produces MQHFGDTLIHPLKADSGVDLPEKFTFPFYYQPHALCIQAAQDLQIYLENQTDFEHNFGLAPEMQGLVIGKMFGVMVVKNQQDELAYLAAFSGKLAESNHLKGFVPTVYDTLNKEGFYKKGEAQLNELNRTIETLESANDLQKAKEHLAKSKKEAEKELSDFKAMMKTKKKERNKQRDEAKEVLSDSDYQVLFERLKRESIGYQIQLKQLKQHWETLIKDAELNLAKVIAPINKLKEKRASQSAYLQKRLHEQYRFLNAEGLSKDLLDIFKDTTSPVPPAGSGECAAPKLFQYAYQNQLQPIAMAEFWWGASPKSEVRKHKQFYPSCRSKCEPILGHMMQGLNVEDNPIEQSITYDKELDIVFEDEHLLLVNKPHEFLSVPGKTQNQSVLTKMKQYLPKAKGPLLVHRLDMSTSGLLLVAKNERTHKLLQRQFIERTVKKRYVALLDGELATTEGTIDLPLRVDLDNRPQQLVCYDYGKPARTNYEVVSVENGKTRIHFYPITGRTHQLRVHAAHSKGLQIPIVGDDLYGTKTDRLHLHAERLTFTHPVSKEVITIICEAPF; this is translated from the coding sequence ATGCAACATTTTGGCGACACATTGATACATCCCTTAAAGGCGGATTCGGGAGTGGACTTACCGGAAAAATTCACATTTCCATTTTACTACCAACCTCATGCCTTATGCATACAGGCAGCACAGGATTTGCAAATCTATTTGGAAAACCAAACCGATTTTGAGCATAATTTTGGTTTAGCTCCAGAAATGCAAGGCTTGGTTATTGGAAAAATGTTTGGAGTGATGGTCGTTAAAAATCAACAGGACGAATTGGCTTATCTAGCAGCCTTTTCTGGAAAATTAGCTGAAAGCAATCACCTTAAAGGCTTTGTTCCAACTGTATATGACACCTTAAACAAAGAAGGTTTTTACAAAAAGGGAGAAGCCCAGCTTAATGAACTCAATAGAACCATTGAAACCCTTGAAAGTGCTAACGACTTACAAAAAGCCAAAGAGCATTTAGCCAAAAGTAAAAAGGAAGCCGAAAAAGAACTTTCAGACTTTAAGGCCATGATGAAGACTAAAAAGAAAGAACGCAACAAACAACGGGATGAAGCCAAAGAAGTTTTAAGCGACAGTGACTATCAAGTCCTTTTTGAAAGGTTGAAAAGGGAAAGCATCGGGTATCAAATTCAGTTAAAACAACTGAAACAACATTGGGAAACCCTAATTAAAGATGCTGAATTAAATTTGGCAAAAGTCATCGCTCCCATCAACAAACTGAAAGAAAAAAGGGCATCACAATCGGCTTATCTACAAAAGCGACTTCATGAACAGTACCGTTTTTTAAATGCCGAAGGCCTTTCAAAAGATTTATTGGACATTTTTAAAGACACAACCTCCCCTGTTCCCCCAGCAGGATCGGGAGAATGCGCTGCCCCTAAGTTATTTCAATACGCCTATCAAAACCAATTGCAGCCCATTGCCATGGCAGAATTTTGGTGGGGTGCCTCTCCAAAATCTGAAGTGCGTAAACATAAACAGTTCTACCCTTCTTGCCGCAGCAAGTGCGAACCCATTTTGGGACATATGATGCAAGGCTTAAACGTGGAAGACAATCCCATTGAGCAATCCATAACCTATGACAAGGAATTGGACATTGTGTTTGAAGACGAGCATCTTTTATTAGTGAACAAACCACACGAATTTTTGTCAGTTCCAGGGAAGACCCAAAACCAATCGGTGTTGACAAAAATGAAACAATATCTACCAAAAGCAAAAGGTCCACTACTAGTACATCGTTTAGACATGTCTACGTCTGGCTTACTATTGGTAGCCAAAAACGAGCGCACTCACAAATTACTGCAAAGACAGTTTATAGAACGTACCGTAAAAAAACGTTATGTAGCACTTTTGGACGGCGAATTAGCCACCACCGAAGGCACCATAGATTTACCGTTACGTGTTGATTTGGACAACAGACCTCAACAATTGGTCTGCTACGATTACGGAAAGCCGGCCAGAACAAATTATGAAGTAGTATCTGTAGAAAATGGAAAAACCCGTATTCACTTCTATCCAATTACGGGACGCACGCACCAACTACGTGTCCATGCAGCGCATAGTAAAGGCCTACAAATTCCAATAGTAGGCGATGATTTGTACGGCACCAAAACTGATAGATTACACCTTCATGCCGAACGTTTAACATTTACGCACCCTGTTTCCAAAGAGGTCATAACCATCATTTGCGAAGCGCCATTTTAA
- a CDS encoding glycoside hydrolase family 3 C-terminal domain-containing protein, translated as MNIKPNTSKKCFVAFFLFLSYLGIAQNTEIDFSYLNTNLSFEKRVDILVNQMTTEEKISQLVNDADAIPRLKVPQYNWWNECLHGVARAGYATVFPQSISVAASFNKSLLKEIGDVISDEARAKHHEFVRNNKRGIYTGLDFWSPNINIFRDPRWGRGHETYGEDPFLTGELASQFILGLQGEDSKYLKTIATSKHFAVHSGPEALRHSFDVDVSDRDLYETYLPAFRKTVMDAKVYSIMGAYNRFRGESCSGSDFLLNKILRDDWGFDGYVVSDCGAIRDIHTGHHIAKTEAEAASIGLKGGCDLNCGSYYNNLTEALEEGLVSEEDINIAVKRTLLARFKLGMFDSENDVEFSKIPYSIVCSDANNSLAKKAALESIILLKNSDNLLPLDKNKLNKIAIIGPNADNWESLLGNYHGTPKNPVTFLTGLKNKVEPVIEISYAEGCHLSEEKLNLKPIPSVFFETLDGKQGLEASYFNNVKWDGSPVLQRIDDNIDFSWQNDPISIDLDDNFSVLWKGYLVPQTSGSYELAILSKRGMSLKIEGQDITNGKGSAHHPKYATSILNLEAGKKYEIEVRYFSDETNALAQMLWARTDTYKIQEAVETANNADLSVVVLGLSQRLEGEGGDKKDLDLPQQQTELLKAIKATGKPVILVINAGSALAINWAKQHVDAIINVGYPGEEGGNALADVIFGDYNPAGRLPITYYNSLKDLPPFEDYNMKGRTYRYFEGEPLYPFGYGLSYTTFKYSDLKFPKQIKAGENLDVSVTVTNSGNRSGDEVIQVYLTDEKASTPRPIRQLVAFDRIYLKPNESKSIKISITPRQLSLINKQTKRVIESGNFTLFVGGEQPGFTEANNATSTEVISGAFKVKGTLEIEGL; from the coding sequence ATGAATATTAAACCAAACACTTCAAAAAAGTGCTTCGTTGCCTTTTTTCTATTTTTAAGTTATTTGGGCATTGCTCAAAACACCGAAATTGACTTTTCTTATTTAAATACTAATTTATCCTTTGAAAAACGAGTTGATATTTTGGTTAACCAGATGACTACTGAAGAAAAAATCAGTCAATTAGTGAATGATGCTGATGCTATTCCAAGATTAAAGGTCCCTCAATATAATTGGTGGAACGAATGTTTACACGGTGTTGCCAGAGCAGGTTATGCTACGGTATTTCCTCAATCTATTTCTGTAGCAGCTTCGTTTAATAAATCGCTTTTAAAAGAAATTGGCGATGTAATATCTGATGAAGCCAGAGCCAAACATCACGAATTTGTTAGAAACAATAAAAGAGGAATCTACACGGGCCTCGATTTTTGGTCACCCAATATCAATATATTTCGTGACCCTCGTTGGGGACGCGGACATGAAACCTATGGAGAGGATCCTTTTTTAACAGGAGAGTTAGCTTCTCAGTTTATTCTAGGACTTCAAGGTGAAGATTCTAAATATTTAAAAACAATCGCTACTTCAAAGCATTTTGCGGTTCACTCGGGCCCTGAAGCATTAAGACACTCTTTTGATGTGGATGTAAGTGACAGAGATTTATACGAAACGTATCTACCAGCTTTTAGAAAAACAGTTATGGATGCTAAGGTTTACTCCATCATGGGGGCTTACAACCGATTTAGAGGTGAATCGTGTAGCGGTAGTGATTTCTTATTAAACAAGATATTAAGAGACGATTGGGGCTTTGATGGTTATGTTGTCAGCGATTGTGGTGCTATTCGAGATATTCATACAGGCCACCATATAGCAAAAACCGAAGCCGAAGCTGCTTCCATTGGACTAAAAGGAGGTTGTGACCTAAACTGCGGAAGTTACTACAACAATTTAACAGAAGCTTTAGAGGAAGGTTTAGTAAGTGAAGAAGACATCAATATTGCAGTAAAGCGCACTTTGCTAGCGCGATTTAAACTGGGAATGTTTGATAGTGAAAATGACGTTGAATTTTCAAAAATCCCATATAGTATTGTTTGTTCCGATGCGAACAACAGTTTAGCTAAAAAAGCAGCGCTGGAAAGTATTATCCTTTTAAAAAACAGCGATAATTTATTGCCGTTAGACAAAAATAAACTTAACAAAATCGCTATTATTGGTCCCAATGCAGACAATTGGGAATCGCTTTTAGGTAACTACCACGGTACTCCTAAAAATCCGGTTACCTTTTTAACAGGCTTAAAAAATAAAGTAGAGCCTGTTATTGAAATATCATATGCTGAAGGCTGTCACCTTTCCGAAGAAAAATTAAACCTGAAGCCCATTCCTTCTGTGTTTTTTGAAACTCTTGACGGTAAACAAGGTTTAGAGGCTTCATATTTTAATAATGTCAAATGGGATGGCTCACCTGTTTTACAACGTATAGATGATAATATTGATTTTTCATGGCAAAACGATCCGATCTCTATTGATTTAGATGATAATTTCTCTGTACTTTGGAAGGGTTACTTGGTGCCACAAACATCAGGTTCCTATGAACTAGCGATTTTATCAAAACGAGGGATGTCCCTAAAAATTGAAGGACAAGATATTACTAATGGTAAGGGTTCTGCGCATCACCCTAAATACGCTACCAGCATTTTAAATCTAGAAGCAGGAAAAAAATATGAAATTGAGGTTAGATATTTTAGTGATGAAACCAATGCTCTGGCACAAATGCTTTGGGCTAGAACAGATACCTATAAAATTCAAGAAGCTGTTGAAACAGCGAACAATGCTGACCTTTCTGTTGTCGTGCTAGGATTATCACAGCGCCTGGAAGGCGAAGGTGGTGATAAAAAAGACTTAGATTTACCACAACAACAAACCGAACTACTTAAAGCCATAAAAGCCACTGGTAAGCCCGTGATTTTAGTTATTAATGCGGGAAGTGCACTGGCTATTAATTGGGCAAAGCAACATGTAGATGCCATTATTAATGTGGGATACCCTGGTGAAGAAGGCGGTAATGCGCTGGCAGATGTCATTTTTGGAGATTATAACCCTGCTGGAAGATTACCAATTACCTATTATAATTCACTAAAAGATTTACCGCCTTTTGAAGATTACAACATGAAAGGGAGAACCTATCGTTATTTTGAAGGCGAGCCGCTTTATCCTTTCGGGTATGGCTTAAGCTATACGACGTTTAAATATTCTGATTTAAAATTTCCAAAGCAAATCAAAGCTGGAGAAAATCTTGACGTATCTGTTACCGTTACAAATTCAGGAAACCGCTCTGGCGATGAAGTTATTCAAGTGTATTTAACCGACGAGAAAGCATCAACTCCAAGACCTATTAGACAACTTGTAGCATTCGACCGTATCTATTTAAAACCAAACGAATCTAAATCCATTAAAATTTCAATAACTCCAAGACAGCTTTCATTAATTAATAAGCAAACAAAACGGGTTATTGAGTCTGGTAATTTCACACTTTTTGTTGGTGGTGAGCAACCAGGTTTTACGGAAGCCAACAACGCAACGTCTACCGAAGTTATTTCAGGAGCATTTAAAGTTAAAGGGACTTTGGAAATAGAGGGTTTATAA
- a CDS encoding efflux RND transporter periplasmic adaptor subunit → MKRFPIYVGLLAMACSVGCNSHKEEKHEERTFQVTNPVYRDTSITKEYVCQVHSIRNIEIRAMEKGYLQDIRVDEGQKVKKGQMMFQIMPNIYQAELQKAKAESEAASIEYQNTKLLADNDVVSPNELALAKANYEKSKAEVALAETHLGFTNIKAPFDGIMDHLHVREGSMLEEGELLTTLSDNSQMWVYFNVPEAEYLDYVMSQNKDDKKEVRLLMANNKTFNQKGVVETIEGEFNNETGNIAFRATFQNPDGILRHGETGTVLMTTPLKHAMLIPQKATFEVLDKRYVFVVDQDHIVRQKEIKVGAELSHLFVVEGGLDEKDIILLEGIRLVKDSQKIAYELEQPDEVLAHLDVYAE, encoded by the coding sequence ATGAAGAGATTCCCAATTTACGTTGGTCTATTGGCCATGGCATGTAGTGTAGGTTGTAACTCGCACAAGGAAGAAAAGCACGAAGAACGGACCTTTCAGGTAACCAATCCTGTGTATAGGGACACTTCCATTACCAAGGAATATGTCTGTCAGGTGCACTCCATCCGAAATATCGAGATCAGAGCCATGGAAAAGGGCTACCTGCAAGACATTAGAGTAGATGAAGGTCAAAAGGTGAAAAAGGGACAGATGATGTTCCAGATCATGCCGAATATCTATCAAGCAGAACTTCAAAAGGCAAAGGCGGAAAGTGAGGCTGCTTCTATTGAATACCAAAATACCAAATTGTTGGCAGACAATGATGTTGTGTCTCCAAACGAATTGGCCCTGGCAAAGGCTAATTACGAAAAGTCTAAGGCAGAAGTAGCTTTGGCAGAAACCCATTTAGGATTTACCAATATTAAAGCGCCTTTTGATGGAATAATGGACCATCTGCATGTGCGTGAGGGCAGTATGTTGGAAGAAGGCGAGTTGTTGACAACGCTTTCAGACAACAGTCAGATGTGGGTATATTTCAATGTGCCTGAAGCCGAGTATTTGGATTATGTCATGAGCCAAAACAAAGACGATAAAAAGGAAGTTCGTTTGTTAATGGCAAACAATAAAACATTCAACCAAAAAGGTGTTGTTGAAACTATTGAAGGAGAATTCAATAACGAAACAGGAAATATTGCCTTTAGAGCGACCTTTCAAAATCCTGATGGCATTTTGCGTCATGGTGAAACAGGAACGGTCTTGATGACGACGCCTTTAAAACATGCCATGTTGATTCCGCAGAAGGCTACTTTTGAGGTTTTGGATAAACGTTACGTGTTTGTGGTAGATCAGGACCACATTGTTAGACAAAAGGAAATCAAGGTAGGCGCAGAGCTCTCGCATTTGTTTGTGGTTGAAGGTGGTCTTGATGAAAAGGATATCATTCTTTTGGAAGGCATCCGTTTGGTTAAGGACAGTCAGAAAATTGCTTATGAGCTAGAGCAACCAGATGAGGTTTTGGCCCATTTGGACGTTTACGCTGAATAA
- a CDS encoding gamma-glutamylcyclotransferase yields MTPLEKDYLFVYGTLLKDTGHEMSRFLLEHAQWIGDGYFYGKLFKVDNYPGAILSDDSKDKVFGSIYQLSNTNRVFEVLDSYEGIDPNSTEPDLYKRMKVDSHLEDGNTVSSWVYIYNLDTEHLEQIHSGNYLTP; encoded by the coding sequence ATGACTCCCTTAGAAAAAGATTATTTATTTGTTTATGGTACTTTATTAAAAGATACAGGACACGAGATGTCCCGCTTTTTACTTGAACATGCGCAATGGATAGGCGATGGTTATTTTTACGGTAAACTGTTTAAGGTAGACAATTATCCAGGAGCTATTTTAAGTGACGATTCCAAAGATAAAGTCTTCGGAAGCATTTACCAGCTTAGCAATACCAATCGTGTTTTTGAAGTTTTGGATAGTTACGAAGGCATCGATCCCAACTCCACAGAACCAGATCTCTACAAACGTATGAAAGTTGATTCCCATCTAGAAGATGGCAACACAGTTTCATCATGGGTGTATATTTACAATCTAGACACAGAGCACCTGGAACAGATCCACTCAGGAAACTACTTGACGCCCTAA